ctgtttaacataattttttgctgtgggccaccgtttacgaggtattgacgaaaaacggagcatgtaatcgattaaaaaaaactttcttactaaattatccatttatatattgatcctatcgaaaaaacgtacataacctttcttgtaggaaattttatgtagatattttctgtttaacatatttttttgctgtgggccaccgtttaagagttatttacgaaaaactaaaaaattgactttcaagatcgaatggcagggtacggaccccacctcatgtcatggcattatttttccatggctatttagaccctcatctttcactggtaaaaatgacagactgcctcaagaaccttttttggatttttttttttaccactttgtaccgttctggcacggtgaaggacccggccaaatgatctggcataaatactatgcgacttctgaggaactctattttcactttttaataattccaggttgcctcaaacaccttttttgggcctcaaaaaattaaatctttaaaaattcatagctcgataaagccccgctccccagctgccagacttgcagacctgatgttggctatgatcagagaagcatctgagcacctttccaggttgcctcaaggacctactccaaaatcctgccagctcttggaccattacagttcagtaaatacattgctaccaacttaacaaaccaattcgcagagtcgagactccttcgttttctgctgcgttcattggcgacgcgtcgaatcgcattcaaatgtatgagaactcgattcaactcggctcgattcgtcttagtggccaggcttaaaagaaccataccatagacagttttattttcatgtttgcactcaaactgcatattcaaaatggtaggcggtccactagataactaagatgactgaaagtaggtatttgttgatttataattttctttcaaaataagtgcttggtcgtagaaaaagtattgtatgcaacggtgtttaactgagtcaaaaaatgctcgtggcgtctttattaacaattttcggcttcgcctcaaattgttacccacgccactcaccttttttgacctcttttaaccaccagttgcataaaatactattacaagagggcaaagtttttgtttaacactttcgcaaccaagaacccgcctggtgcCCACTCGTGAATGTTGTTCAGATACCGGATAACACGCTACGCGGGTTCTCGccatacaagcgggcggttataaattacAACCGGTTTCTGAcatagtgcgccattttttttttgtggtagcaagaacgatttaatactggacagacaaagcccatacaaaaaagcttaCCCCTGAAacgtatgggccttttagacaatagatggcgctgttcgcagcctggaagtggccaaaatcatattttccccaaatatttttgagtgttttaatttttttataagaataatggcatattttttactttaaaatcaatatcacgtcaatacacattttgaaaaaaataaattgtaggcatcatcagtgtagttatgatagtatttaatagtacgattcttagtatgaagtatgtaaatcctatataaataatccttgccggtagtgaatattttaactaCACTTACCATTAtttattgatacccgagcaagcgagcTATACCAATATTAAAATGGAAGTTGCGGTACGAGGGTTTCAAGGAGCGatggttaaacaaattttaccGTCAAGTGAAACACAAATATTTTTACCACGCCAACAAGGGAAATACTAAACATCAAACTAACTCAAAACCATCAATTCATTGAACATGAAcaaattttgcattttgtattataattcaaaatggtcACCTAAAGGTCAATTTTATCAGCCAGCTGCGgaaatcgagttaaaatttgaatgaaattattttgtggataaaatggaACTTCCTCATCCGTTTTCCAAGAATCAAGAGCTCTATACTCGTTGGTATGGTGAAAAATAACTGTGAAAATTGGATATAGTTTGGATAGTCCATCtgtatgcgtagccgaatgcacaaacgctctcgaaacgcgcaCGATAATACTCGTagctctttcgtagctatctatctctatcgctcttgcgtattggcgctacagagctagactacctttctgcgacGTTCGATTTCGTCTCGcctcgcagaaatgccattcggctacgaggccagACGATCCAGACGAAAAATagcgcactacgtcagaaaccggtcgtaatttcATAACCGCCCACTTGAACAGCGAGAACCCGCTAGgcgggttctccggcatctgagcaaagttcacaaGTGCCCACCAGGCGAGTTCTTGTTGCGAAAGTGGCAATACGTACCGGGCAAGCGTTCTCATCCGGTTTCTTGTTGGCCATGGTTTCTGGGTTGTACTCATGCTCCAAACCAAACGCCTAGAAATTAAAAATGCACTATTTTATTACCTAACAATAACTGTGAGATTTCCTTCATAGActaataagtaatttattagGTGTAGAATTATAGCTATACACAATTACATATAGACATTTCATTAAATCTAAACATTCTGTCCGTGACTACGTGGAGATACTGTCCATTGACATATAGAGGAAATAGGAAGAATGGTGATAATGTATGTGGCAAAGTACGTTGCTCTCACCCAGTCCCCCTTCAGGTCCCCACCAAGGTCTATAACAAAGCTACTAGAGTAGAAGCCGGGCCGGTTTGCACGTAGTATTTCACCACATTTCCCCCCTCTTGACTAGCAGCCCCACCCCCGGTCTGCACTCAGTCCCCCTTCAGGTCCTCTTCAAGGTCTATCATAAAGCTACTTTAGTGGAAGACCGATTTGGGAAGGTTTTTCACATATATACCCGCAAGATATCCTTATTAGGATAATGCTCGGCCGGACCAGTCTGAACTTAGCCCCCCCCCCTCTTGACTAgcagccccccccccccccccccttcagGTCTGCACCCAGTCCCCTTCAAGGTCTACAACAAAGCCATTTTAGAAAGTCGACTGACTTAGGAAGGTTTTTCACGTACATACCCGCAAGATATCCTTATTCGGATAATGCTCGGCCGGGCCGGTCTGCACGAAGTGTTTCAACGCCCCTCCCCCCCTCTTGACTAGCAGCGCCCCCCCGGTCTGCACCCAGTCTCCCTTCAGGTCCCCGCCAAGGTCTACAAATCAATCAACAAAGCTACTTTATAGAAAGTGGACGACCGATGCGAGGTTTGGTTAGTGACATTACGGAAAtgcagttgacaactgtcaaaGATTGTATGAGTGGCCGTCTCAACTTAGGTTGATAATAttttgattaaatattttaaattcaatGCAAAAATAAGCGTAAATGCAAGGAAAAATATGCCAGCTTTCATAATGTATGTGTATGTCATAGTGTATGTTCTTATTTCCATAATGTCAACATCCAAAAAGATGTGTACTATGTGTAGTCTCCGTTTAAGAATTTGTCGTCCACCTTCCTAGTACAAACAGTAAAATAACCTTAAAAACGTCCAAATTCGGCAAATGATCGGCCGGGCCGCTTTGCACGAAGTAGAGTGACAGGCGGCCATTTTGGAAAACCACGGCGCCGCCATTTTGAAGTCCGTTGCCGACCGTGTCGGTTCGGATACCTGGTTGGtcgtttattttaattttatggcaaGAGCTTACGGTATACTCAAAACGACAAAACCTGAAATCGGATTGTACCTATGGCGTAAGTATATAAGGAATTTATACCctgactagctttttcccgcggctttgctcgcgttagaaagagacaaaaagtagcctatgtcactctccatcccttcaactatctccgcttaaaaaatcacgtcaattcgttactccgttttgccgtgaaagacggacaaacaaacggacacacacacttttccatttataatattagtatggatacttaattcgaactctttacagagTTAGGTTAAACCACGGCTCTTACCAATGAGTATTTTTAAATCTAAGatataagtattattaaaaGGACACCTCCTACAAAACCAGTTTCTGCAAGTCAGTGGCTCCAGGTCTAATCATGTTGTCCCTTTCTAATGCATAACACTATCCCTTTCCACCatttaaaattgtcaaaaatcaaTTATCTTATCTGACGTAGCGCTCACGGGACGTCAAGTTGTGCCTACatattgctacgtagcaattataAGCCGGAATCGCCCGGGGGGCGTGTTGTACCACTGTTACAACTCACCCATGCTCTTCCCCTTGGAGATGGCGTCTCTGGACTGCTTCCAAAGCAGCGAGGTCAGAATGCTGACGGTGTTGAAGCGTTTGAATCCCAGATTGCGGTAGGTTGCCAGATCTTCAACGTAGTACAGATCTGCAATTTACAGCAGCTCACATTAGGTACGTATGTACATACATAGATGCCCGTATtccccaaaaggggtaggcagagcccaTGTAACAACTCAAGTTCTTTAGCAATTAAGGGTTTGAAGGAACGGCCGGCGCAAATGGTTAAGGAGGAAgtgatgattatcaattccaaacatcatcatcatcatcatcatcatttcagccactgctgagcataggcctcccttagtgtacgccacttatcccggtcctgggctaatctcatccattGTCTCAAttcctaacagtattttctaacacatataaAAACTAGCCTTGACAATTTTTAAGGGaagttggtattttttttaataccttatagcaaaaaaatggacgacgggccgaactaggtaatatgcagacgttaaacatcccaaagtttcatccttgagaaaatgaggaagatcTGGCGCTGGCGGGTATGGGCTTTTAGTCCAATACTATTATTACGCATAATTTAAGTTGTATATATATGTAAGTATCATATCATAACACATACTTTACCTACAGGTTAATCGACCAGTAATCATATTTAAGTGcattaatacaataataaatatttttccacTCAAGTAAAGATAAATCGTAATGTGACCTTGAAAAGAAATATGAATACAGAGTAAACTAAACTACTGacaaaaattttaatatttaaaagcgACAAATTGCATGATTGGTTTTTCAAATTGATTGGTCATTTTCATACTAAAAGAGCAGTTCAAAGGCTACTGTAATAGGCCAATTATTGAGTAGTTTACCTTAATTTCTTAATCTCCAGAGGTTCCGACCTGTGAAATCTTTTTTCCACAGTGAAAGTTAGGAGAATTCAACTCTATGGCAATAGCAGAATGTAGAAAACAGTTTATTTTGTCTATGGTTTAAACCGATCGAAAGTTCTTTAAAGAAACATAGGTAATAGCTGTTAACAGTTTGTTAAAGTTTCGTAATcgtcataaatttaaaaaacaataaGTTATGTAAAGCCAGGTTTAGACGAGCAATTTCTTGCTACAAATTTTGAAACAGAAGtaatatgcaagaaagagatgcagatatttgccactcactcttacttatagtctcaaaacttgcagcaataacttgcacgtctaaactcagctttaaacAAGTCAATTTCAAATTGTAGACAATTTCTTATAAGGtactttttttaatgtttttactgTATCTATTAGAATTAgaaccaaggatgatttacaattttcatactaagaatcgtacctcatttttagcgccacctattaaatactatcataactacactgacgatgcctacatttttttttaaatgtgtattgataTGATATcatggtaaaaataaaaataaaacactcaaaaataattgaggaaaatatgattttggccacttacaggctgcgaaacagcgccatctagttttaagcctaaaaggcccatacatttcaggggtacgctttctTGTACGGGCTTTGTCTATCCcggtattatatcgttcttAAGTAGAACTACCTATTTGTAAGTACCATGagaaggtatttaaaaaatggaaaTCTTACCAATAtctttcaaaatacttttaatCAGAAGAATCAAACTGTAAAGGGTTTTCGAAACTATTTTCATCAACTGATGGTTCACTAAGTGAAATTTTCATGAGACCAAATGAGTTTTTTTAAGAGTGTCACAAATCTAAACTAACCTCGTTTCTGTTTAGTTTTTATATATTTCCCGACCCAATTATAATTTGCCTACGAACATTTCTGTCCTGGTAAACACATAacataattatctacataagtattatattatttttaaattaataggtATCAAAAAATGTATGtcgggtttaccacgaaatggtcccgcctcagcataaatgctgacccaggggtcagcgctgattTTCTGGCGAGACCAGtttgtgggccacgaacgcTGCTGTGCTGCCTGCCCCTCAGAAACGTCTGAACGCGCCACAATGGCGAGGCGGTATTCAGCGCCATCTGGACTGCGGGTAGGTATACATTTTAACATAAATCAGATCGTAGTCAGgcgctgtcgcgccaatatagaagaacgatagagatagccAGTTACGATAACGATGAACGTAGGGGGTTgtgtataggctacttgaccctttttcaaagtatgtcttatattattaattactgtttaattaaacgaaaaaatatagtaccatattttattacgacttaaaaacccgcaaaaaaattatttaaagtttacttttacgtgatcaggcaaaaacaacatcagccatattaatctatagaatataatatttagaaaaaatatttcacattgtcacacccgtcaacgactatgaattttaatacaatagaggttgcttctatggagatcagattactacctctaatttccatagttgatctgaattatgtgacgtcactccattggccaacaccgttttcggagtccataatttaaaaaaaacatacacacatctttaattaaaaatacgcagtcatcaagcacttttaatgcccgcaagctataaatattgatttcttaagtcaaatactacagaaaacaataacttgatgtgctaaattcgatacgagtctagtagcctattgaatTGGCTAAGTAAACTAGCTGAAGAAGTAAAAGTACCTCCATCGAAGAAGTTTCCATCAATGAACTCCTTGGATCCAATCTCTTCAACCCCCACTCCAACTAGCTTTATGTCATGCTTCTGCAGAACCGGGGCTATTTCGCCAAGCTAGaataaaacacattttattacttttacaatttattatttattattcgttgtctgagtacctgcaacacaagccttcttgagcttaccgtgggactcggtcaatctgtgtaagagtgtcctataatatttatttattttatttattattctagctacaaaaatacaaagCGCTAGTAGCCTAGCGACTTCCAATCtggaggtcccgggttcgaaccccggctcgtgccaatgagtttttcggaacttatgtgcgaaatgtcatttgatatttgccagtcgcttttcggtgaaggtaaacatcgtgaggaaaccgggctaatcccaatgcctagttacccttctggttggaaggtcggatggcagtcgctttcataaaactagtgcctacgccacatttgccacggctcatgggagcctggggtccgctttgacaactaatcccaagatttggcgtaggcactagttttgcgaaagcgactgccatctgaccttccaatccgaaggccttattggaattagtccggtttcctcacgatgttttccttcaccgaaaagcgactggcaaatatcaaatgacatttcgcacataagttccgaaaaactcattggtacgagcccgggttcgaacccgcgacctccggatagTAAGTcccacgctcttaccgctaggccaccagcgcttcgtggtatataagaaatattttaataaattgataaGACATGTTGAattactaggtacctacttcctTAGCCCAGAGCCGGCAGAATACGCAGCCCCAGCGTCTGAAGAAGATGATCACCGTGTCCTGGTCCTGCCAAATGCTCTTCAGCTCCACGGACTGaaagataaatacatatagtgcattacgatacaagtggggAAAAGAACACAATgaaggtgcggtgtgctggtgacggaaggaaccgtctattgtcctttgagtcgtcggcaacccgaaccccccttagaacttgtacactcctttttgctgtataCTTAACACAAGTGtatggagtgtacaagttcctaaTGGGTTAGCAACGCACATGTGTCACTccatgagttgcaggcgtccataagttacggtgaccgcttaccattaggcggaccgtatgcttgtttgccagcgacgtagtatatataaaaaaaagaagacattcgaaaagagtggcgataaattataaTTGACACTAATTTCGAATAACATCGACACATTtactgtacatatatatattataactagcgtatgcccgcggcttcgctcgcgttagaaagagacaaaagtggcctatgtcactctccatctcttcaactatctccactaaaaaaatcatgtcattttgtcgctccgttttgctgcttttttttttcattgtataaattataaatatgacctCAGTAGTATATTTGAAGATATCTCCATGTTTTAACCAACAATTAACCCTTTATAGggtctcaaaaaagaccacccCGTATGACtatctttttatatttttttcttgtacagaatttttaggactacaggatggcaatgaggtttgaactcacgattttttttgagtcttgcccgttaaagggTAGAGTGTCTACAGCAGTGACCTCTCCCAATAGAAAACTTACACATTGAACATTTCATGAAGTCTATACTTAAgcaatacaatttaaaaaaactatgttGCCTTCACCTTTTGTagggttaaaataaaatacctgtTTACTGAGTattgtatctttatttttattaagcagaaacgtctgctaacgattctaaacatttttatattaaaggaaaaaatggaaaaatttacgcttccggcgggacttgaacccgcatcatttgcaatccgtgcaagactcttaaccaattgagccaCGGAAGCCACgccaccccaagacgtgtgtacataaggaaaggcatggaaagatttgcgatgtccggcgtggcttccgtggctcaattggttaagagtcttgcacggattgcaaatgatgcgggttcaagtcccgccggaagcgtaaatttttccattttttcctttaatataaaaatattgtatctttatcttttatggaGATATGAGTAGGTACACAGATACtacatatacaccctgtttttattaaattccgttaaCTCTAAgtgaaggttctttaggtcttCTTCTTTCATTGCCATGCCCTAACGGACGTCGGCGACCACCTTTGCCATTTCTCTCCTGTTCTTTGCCATTCTTGCCAGTATGGCTGCGTTACTTTCATTagtccatttttttatgttgtcaAGCCATGTGGTCCTCCTTTTTCCCCTTCCTCTCTTGCCATCAATTTTTTaggggtctctcacactaataaattcatttattatgtatgaaaacgatgaaaacttttttttgcgaatttaactaaaagtgataggtattatacagggtggttcctgataataaaCCTAGCTATGTTGCGAAtttaacagaaaacaaaaaaaacatggcGTATATAAATTTCCAATACGAATTTCTGTGTCTGTGTCAACGAAGTaagatagaatagaatagaatagaatagaaaaacgtttattacagaaaccatcatacagcatcacatacattttaaaaaaaagagagaaaaagagAGATCTTatgaactaaatacttaaaactatatacaatacaacaaaagatgctgatgctgcagatagaggccacaaaaggactccactcagcatatgctccaGCATATAATgctacagcgctggtcttccgtgaagCCCAGGAACTAAGAAGATAGCTCAGAAAACTAAAGGCAGTGTCAATATAAGgaacaaaaaaaagtaaacatggaagccgcttttaagaacattaccgttcaaattcttggcaccgtttagcacacatacacaattacgcctacatttacacaagacaatacgtttacaggccatgtaatcaaaactggtaaacaaaacaatagtcatctcttttatactaatgcacacagataagtgtagctgaaatgcatataatgtcactaactaccaatcagcgattttattcggctaaaaaccttcttgctgtacgtactggcagctaagaattcacggttcatatttgactaaaatttgACGCGAAAAGGGAAGGGTTTATGTCATACATTAAAGAACCAAgcagaaataattttaattttatgcatgttaaaaataactatataattaatttgttgctatgaagtaacaacctacatcatcatcctccttgcgttatcccggcatttgccacggctcatgggagcctggggtccgctttgacaactaatcccaagaattggcgtaggcactagttttacgaaagcgactgccatctgaccttccaacctgaagggtaactagaccttattggaattagtccggtttcctcacgatgttttccttcaccgaaaagcgactggcaaatatcaaataacatttcgcacataaattccgaaaaactcattggtgcgagctggggttcgaacccgcgacctccggaacgaaagtcgcacgcacttaccgctaggctaccagcgctttttttctcataaaaaaaaaagaagtaacaacctacatatgaaaataataattatgtcgtacACGTAATCcgctataataagtatttttatggctagataaattcaatttatatctgtATAACAATGTACAGTCACGTTCAGATTGTTGTCAGTtgccatctattgttaacaGGTGTTAAACGTAggctttcattttataaattttaccttttCAGGGCTGGTTTTTAGTACAGTACACGTCAGATAAATGTCAGCTGTCACtgtcatttatacgtgtgatgaaaaggatagtgataacttcatctggtagatatatttatctggcgactaaaaaccggcccttaaatatgtaattacttagatgTCGCCAACGAAAGATAATAACATAGAACActtctttcaaacaaaatgccaGCCGAAAAGATCCAAGATCATAATACGCCGTACTGACACCGGACCATAGGTCACGTCTATTTCTATTCTACAACCTTCTAAATTAACACGTTTAGGGACGCTTAGTGACAtcatctgtcatagaccaaagAAAACAAATGACTATGCGTATAT
This is a stretch of genomic DNA from Leguminivora glycinivorella isolate SPB_JAAS2020 chromosome 20, LegGlyc_1.1, whole genome shotgun sequence. It encodes these proteins:
- the LOC125237001 gene encoding prostamide/prostaglandin F synthase-like; its protein translation is MQSFYRRCTLFFTNNTVHVYPFNKMSLDIAAIGAQKVKGIPSGESVELKSIWQDQDTVIIFFRRWGCVFCRLWAKELGEIAPVLQKHDIKLVGVGVEEIGSKEFIDGNFFDGDLYYVEDLATYRNLGFKRFNTVSILTSLLWKQSRDAISKGKSMDLGGDLKGDWVQTGGALLVKRGGGALKHFVQTGPAEHYPNKDILRAFGLEHEYNPETMANKKPDENACPTESKP